In the Colletotrichum lupini chromosome 1, complete sequence genome, one interval contains:
- a CDS encoding hsp90-like protein, translating into MSDSLWLEREPRPPTANLLPPYGLCMVYHNKWMCFPSPNNSYRPAVTAAAANRERVEEIGKAQRPEWFREAGLGTKAANTAAPPCLRPLDIEARLRSSHSQSHTHCPLTLILILRTAPATPVRCAAAAAVRASACVYFLSHIQMSEAQREREVQRYLQSWQVAQGSSFNVALNVDSIAAPDLHGNGYKPKASADKALTAFAQLAVLKLDVKRAMVSLIDTTTQTILAEGTRSVQLGDFEHLQDSNSSGLNDADETNVDNELPGRGCGCGCGSPPKLSAVAACRQSSLQMLASCSNLIFIGATILSRPDAVCEHSMVNTCTGLDPKGRPYTATGLIVNDCRLDPRFAQRPYVLSEPGVRFYAGVPIISRSGHKIGSFAVSDERPHDGLTAEEIRFMQGVAQTVMEHLEWARDRVDRFKGERIVRGLATFIEGCSTMNEDSNPVKDDIPRSPSTVRPPDMPLISTRRPMPRSNSYFRNAEALVRSRESSASRQQSDTTEPQGPSTENPPSPKKAYQPRVDGLSKLFNRAADVLRHSTLADGVAFFGATATSATPGGQSRSGRNQSSDEEDVTRPATSGSGLDSSDSDTSPSARPCKILSFSVADERARARIEQGPALSLGILEKYFSMFPMGKTFSFTEAGLGVSSGDDSASDRETMGVDGAAPPDKSEGRRRKVKMVHEELLKKIPGAKTVVFVPLFDYGEDRLAGGCFLWTSVTGRMMNLDQDLSYLRAFSNSIMTQVGRINSQKNEAAKTTFIASMSHELRSPLHGILGSAELLQDTSTDAYQSGLISSIATCGKTLLDTLNHVLDYSKINRLGRAQMRRRAKQNQSRPAAITSDSLESLSMSSVVDLAVLVEEVVDAIAAGHAFKKLVGAGSLDGPKPSISVKETNNVRSVGNFQAPGAKGPVSILLDVDPKIPWLVKAQPGALRRIIMNLFGNALKYTTQGYVLVSLTGQTRSEGAKIDAMIRVADSGKGMSEEFQQTRLFLPFSQEDSFQPGTGLGLSIVKQIVDSLRGSLEVRSEQDRGTEFDVHLSFTSASDETEDPREPDEAMRSVVDETRGMKIVLLEEERTPDAPPMTKYAAKLNQILTETCSEWFKMKVVKETPSEPPDADMYLYSEPPSVEVLEKRFRENSRRSPSQKKAPFIIVCPTAEEAVNILQDHSKLLLDFSEIVEVIPQPCGPRKLAKVFSHCLKRVEELERTQATARNSSGLLAPIPLAPDGTTPGTNEIRQVERVGTPLHQQARPEQLEPAMGVQPLIKPLGAMALSPALNGGQPVLVGQKNVTLHVLLVDDNQINLKLLVMFMKKCGFTYEQAENGQEALDRFIEASSSSIEASASKRRRFDFVLMDISMPIMNGFEATKRIREYEREHRLQATTVVALTGLASADARRDAETSGFDVFLPKPVRFAELQKLLTAS; encoded by the exons ATGTCAGATTCTCTTTGGTTGGAAAGAGAGCCTCGCCCACCTACTGCCAACCTCCTGCCACCCTATGGGCTGTGTATGGTGTACCACAACAAATGGATGTGTTTTCCTTCG CCTAACAACAGTTACCGCCCAGCcgtcaccgccgccgccgccaacaGAGAGAGAGTCGAAGAAATAGGAAAAGCGCAACGCCCGGAATGGTTTAG AGAGGCAGGCCTAGGCACGAAAGCCGCCAACACCGCCGCTCCCCCCTGCTTGCGACCCCTCGACATCGAAGCACGGCTACGCTCCTCTCACTCTCAGTCTCACACCCACTGCCCACTGACGCTCATTCTCATCCTC AGAACCGCACCCGCCACCCCTGTGCGgtgtgctgctgctgctgctgtgcgCGCATCCGCGTGTGTGTATTTTCTTTCCCACATTCAAATGTCCGAGGCCCAACGCGAGCGGGAGGTCCAGCGATATCTCCAGAGCTGGCAGGTCGCCCAAGGTTCCTCCTTCAACGTCGCCCTCAATGTCGATAGCATCGCCGCCCCGGACTTACATGGCAACGGCTACAAGCCAAAGGCCTCGGCCGACAAGGCCCTCACCGCCTTTGCTCAGCTCGCCGTGCTGAAGCTCGACGTCAAGCGTGCCATGGTCTCGCTGATCGATACCACCACCCAGACCATTCTTGCCGAGGGTACCCGTAGCGTTCAACTTGGAGACTTTGAGCACCTGCAGGATTCAAACAGTAGTGGCTTGAACGACGCCGATGAGACGAATGTTGATAATGAACT TCCCGGCCGCGGCTGCGGTTGCGGTTGCGGTTCGCCTCCGAAGCTATCCGCCGTCGCAGCATGTCGACAGTCTTCTTTACAAATGCTGGCCTCATGCTCGAATCTTATTTTCA TCGGCGCCACCATTCTTTCTCGTCCCGATGCCGTTTGCGAACACTCAATGGTGAATACTTGCACAGGTTTAGACCCCAAGGGCCGCCCGTATACGGCGACCGGACTCATCGTCAATGACTGCCGCCTCGACCCTCGATTCGCGCAGCGCCCCTATGTGCTCTCGGAACCCGGCGTACGCTTCTACGCTGGCGTGCCCATCATCTCACGCAGCGGCCACAAGATTGGCTCCTTTGCCGTCTCCGACGAACGACCTCATGATGGACTCACGGCGGAGGAAATTCGGTTCATGCAGGGCGTCGCGCAGACGGTTATGGAACATTTGGAGTGGGCCCGGGATCGCGTGGATAGGTTCAAGGGCGAGCGGATAGTGCGAGGACTGGCGACGTTTATCGAGGGATGTTCTACCATGAACGAAGATTCAAATCCCGTCAAGGACGACATACCGAGGAGCCCCTCGACGGTACGGCCACCGGATATGCCGCTCATCTCGACGCGACGGCCGATGCCCAGATCGAATTCGTACTTCCGCAACGCCGAAGCACTCGTCCGGTCTCGAGAGTCATCAGCGTCTCGTCAGCAAAGCGATACTACGGAACCTCAGGGGCCCAGCACCGAGAACCCGCCATCGCCCAAGAAGGCATACCAACCGAGGGTCGACGGCCTGTCGAAGCTCTTCAACCGCGCAGCAGACGTCCTTCGTCACTCGACGCTGGCCGACGGCGTAGCCTTCTTTGGAGCCACGGCAACGAGTGCTACTCCCGGAGGCCAATCAAGGTCGGGCAGGAATCAGTCCTCGGACGAGGAGGACGTCACACGACCCGCCACGTCGGGCTCTGGGCTGGACAGCTCCGATTCTGACACCTCGCCTTCCGCCAGGCCGTGCAAGATTTTGAGCTTCTCCGTGGCTGACGAGCGGGCGCGCGCGCGCATCGAGCAGGGCCCGGCGCTTTCACTCGGCATTCTTGAAAAGTACTTTTCCATGTTCCCCATGGGCAAGACCTTTTCCTTCACCGAAGCCGGGCTTGGGGTGTCATCTGGCGACGACAGTGCTAGTGACAGGGAGACGATGGGCGTCGACGGGGCAGCGCCGCCTGACAAATCCGAAGGCAGACGGCGAAAGGTCAAAATGGTGCACGAAGAGCTGCTCAAAAAAATACCCGGAGCCAAGACAGTGGTCTTTGTACCACTGTTCGACTACGGTGAGGACAGGTTAGCCGGCGGGTGTTTCCTCTGGACCTCCGTCACCGGCCGCATGATGAATCTCGACCAGGACCTCTCGTACCTCCGAGCCTTCAGCAACAGTATCATGACCCAAGTTGGCCGCATCAACAGCCAAAAGAACGAGGCGGCCAAGACGACCTTTATCGCGAGCATGAGCCACGAACTCCGCAGTCCCCTCCATGGCATCCTCGGATCCGCCGAGCTTCTGCAAGATACCAGCACAGACGCGTATCAATCGGGCCTCATCAGCTCCATCGCCACCTGTGGAAAGACGCTGCTCGACACGCTCAACCACGTTCTCGACTACAGCAAGATCAACAGGCTCGGGCGGGCACAGATGAGACGGCGCGCTAAGCAGAACCAGAGTAGGCCGGCGGCCATCACATCGGACTCGCTCGAAAGCTTGAGCATGTCCTCCGTTGTGGATCTCGCTGTTCTCGTGGAAGAAGTGGTCGACGCCATTGCCGCGGGCCACGCCTTCAAGAAGCTCGTCGGTGCGGGCTCCCTGGATGGACCCAAGCCCAGCATTAGTGTCAAGGAGACGAATAATGTGAGGTCAGTAGGCAATTTCCAAGCGCCGGGGGCCAAGGGTCCTGTGTCAATATTGCTAGACGTCGACCCGAAGATACCATGGCTGGTCAAAGCGCAGCCAGGTGCCCTCCGGCGGATTATCATGAACTTGTTCGGGAACGCCCTGAAGTACACGACACAGGGCTACGTTCTGGTTTCTTTGACCGGCCAGACGAGGTCTGAGGGAGCAAAGATTGACGCCATGATACGTGTGGCGGACTCTGGCAAGGGCATGTCTGAGGAGTTCCAGCAAACCCGACTGTTCCTCCCCTTCAGCCAGGAGGATTCGTTCCAGCCCGGCACTGGGTTGGGTCTCAGCATCGTCAAGCAGATTGTTGACTCGTTGCGGGGAAGCCTCGAAGTCAGGTCCGAGCAAGACAGAGGCACCGAGTTCGACGTACACCTCAGCTTTACATCGGCATCCGACGAAACGGAGGACCCCCGTGAACCGGATGAGGCGATGCGCAGCGTCGTCGACGAAACAAGGGGGATGAAGATTGTCCTCCTTGAGGAGGAGCGTACTCCTGACGCACCGCCCATGACGAAATACGCCGCGAAGCTGAATCAGATTCTCACGGAGACGTGCTCCGAGTGGTTCAAGATGAAGGTTGTTAAGGAAACCCCCAGCGAGCCGCCGGATGCCGATATGTACCTCTACTCTGAGCCTCCCTCGGTGGAGGTGCTGGAGAAGCGCTTCAGGGAGAATTCGCGGAGATCGCCGAGTCAGAAGAAGGCACCCTTTATCATTGTGTGCCCGACGGCAGAAGAAGCAGTCAACATTCTCCAGGACCACAGCAAGCTCTTATTGGACTTTTCAGAAATCGTCGAGGTGATACCGCAGCC ATGCGGCCCGCGAAAACTGGCCAAAGTATTTAGCCACTGTCTCAAGCGGGTAGAAGAGCTGGAGAGGACCCAAGCAACGGCACGCAACTCATCCGGGCTGCTGGCCCCGATACCGCTCGCCCCCGACGGCACCACCCCCGGCACCAACGAGATCCGCCAAGTCGAACGGGTCGGCACCCCACTCCATCAGCAAGCTAGACCAGAACAACTCGAACCCGCCATGGGCGTACAACCCCTCATCAAACCCCTGGGCGCTATGGCCCTCTCCCCGGCCCTCAACGGCGGCCAGCCCGTCCTCGTGGGACAGAAGAACGTGACGCTGCACGTTCTCCTGGTAGACGACAACCAGATCAACCTCAAGCTCCTCGTCATGTTCATGAAGAAGTGCGGCTTTACGTACGAGCAGGCCGAGAACGGGCAGGAGGCGCTCGATCGCTTCATCGAGGCGTCGAGCTCGTCCATTGAGGCGAGCGCGAGTAAGCGGCGAAGGTTCGATTTTGTCTTGATGGATATCAGCATGCCGATCATGAACGGGTTCGAGGCGACAAAGAGGATACGCGAGTACGAGAGGGAACATAGGTTGCAGGCCACGACGGTGGTGGCGCTGACGGGGCTGGCGAGCGCGGATGCGAGGAGGGATGCTGAGACGTCTGGGTTTGATGTGTTTTTGCCCAAGCCGGTGCGTTTTGCCGAGTTGCAGAAACTTCTTACGGCGTCTTGA
- a CDS encoding cell wall glycosyl hydrolase YteR: MRITSLAATALASAALSSAAISLPNGWFAIAPDEKLNPGKLDGGPRYLTWMADSQIKHGVEPTYAYTISAFYSGVLRAYERTGNKRYYDYVKHATDILLYPSQDGEILLYNNSNSIDDIRFGHTFLDIYNATGDEIYKTAAQTLRHQIDRTGRSPDGGFYHRYPVYIDQMWLDGIYMLDVFYARWTAQFEPDNTTAWDDIALQFDLVTAGTILGNATNGLPLHGFDWSKKAIWADPETGASPNVWGRAVGWYVMALVDTLELFPLDHPARERLVGYLQHVSDAVVAAQDEKTKGWWLVMTPGTEGQWGNYIESSGSAMFVYGLLKSLRLGYIQGDSYLRSALSGYKLMTDTFSETRKSDNALVWGWTVQTGSLSSNGTFEYYASMPLFENDLKGVAPFLFSSYEYELYLEQKK; this comes from the exons ATGAGGATAACCTCACTCGCAGCCACCGCGCTCGCCAGCGCCGCCCTCTCCTCCGCAGCAATATCCCTCCCCAACGGCTGGTTCGCCATTGCTCCCGACGAGAAGCTGAACCCCGGCAAACTCGACGGCGGGCCCCGGTACCTCACATGGATGGCCGACTCCCAAATCAAGCACGGCGTAGAGCCGACCTACGCCTACACAATCTCAGCCTTCTACTCCGGTGTCCTGCGTGCCTACGAGCGGACAGGTAACAAGCGGTACTACGACTACGTCAAGCACGCCACAGACATCCTCCTCTACCCTTCCCAAGACGGCGAGATCCTTCTCTACAACAACAGCAACTCCATCGACGATATCCGCTTCGGTCACACCTTCCTCGACATCTACAACGCCACCGGCGACGAAATCTACAAGACCGCCGCGCAGACCCTTCGTCACCAAATCGACCGCACAGGCCGCTCCCCGGACGGCGGCTTCTACCATCGCTATCCCGTCTACATTGACCAGATGTGGCTCGACGGCATTTACATGCTAGACGTCTTCTACGCCCGCTGGACCGCCCAGTTCGAGCCGGATAACACCACCGCGTGGGACGATATCGCGCTGCAGTTCGACCTCGTCACCGCGGGTACGATCCTGGGTAACGCGACAAACGGCCTGCCGCTTCACGGCTTTGACTGGAGTAAGAAGGCCATCTGGGCCGACCCGGAGACGGGCGCTTCGCCTAACGTATGGGGACGCGCTGTCGGGTGGTACGTCATGGCTCTCGTCGACACTCTTGAGCTTTTCCCCCTGGACCATCCGGCCCGCGAGCGTCTGGTTGGGTATCTGCAGCACGTCTCGGACGCCGTTGTGGCTGCGCAGGATGAGAAGACGAAGGGGTGGTGGCTCGTCATGACGCCTGGTACTGAGGGCCAGTGGGGAAATTACATCGAGAGCTCTGGGTCCGCCATGTTTGTGTATGGACTTCTCAAGAGTCTTCGCCTGGGCTATATACAAGGCGACAGCTATCTCAGGTCTGCACTTAGCGGTTACAAGTTGATGACGGACACGTTCTCCGAGACGCGCAAGAGCGATAATGCTCTCGTCTGGGGATGGACTGTGCAGACGGGCAGCTTGAGCTCCAACGGCACGTTTGAG TACTATGCCAGTATGCCTCTGTTCGAGAACGACCTTAAGGGTGTTGCTCCCTTCCTCTTTTCCAGTTATGAGTACGAATTGTACCTAGAGCAGAAGAAGTAA